TCCCAAATAAATCACCCGGTGTGCGACTTTCGTTACAGTTATATGCTGTCTCATTAGCGCTGATGCGGCAAGCTTATCTTCATCGCCGACAGTTGCATAAAGGTGTTTGGGCGATAGCTTAACCTTAATTTGATAATTGGATTAAGCGAGGCTTATATTTGTACTTCTTCAGCGGACATTAAACCCACCAGAAATCTTCACACATGCTGCTGCATCTCATCCAACGATCGTGTGTACGATCGCAACAACGATCTTTCAACAGTGTGGTAGTAGTGCATGCACCTGCTGCTACCGAACATCGTGAACCGCACCACAAACGACATCCAATTGACTGACGACGGAATGGTTCGGCCACGGTTGGTGGGAACCTGGGTCGCTCGCTCAATTCACGCTCAATAATCCAATTAAAAGTACACCGGTTCCGGCGGGAGTACTCGAAGAAGGAACCCGATTGTGGATGATGACTTGTTCGTACCGTGCAACCACTTCAGTAGAGACGATGCGGTCTCCCCTACGTGCCATGTTCTGTTATCTGTTTGGCCAAAAGTTAACAAGATAAGATAGCCATCTTAGCCCAGGGGTGGGTCTACACACCGATGTGTCGTCGGAAGGTGTGTTTGTGGAGCCGGGTGAAGCTTGGCGTCTTCCGCCCATCGGTCGATTGTTCACTAATCATCAACGGTTTGGGTTGGGTCGAAGATCTTAAGGCCAATCTAATATGTGTGTCTACCTACATCTCAGTGCCGACGCCGCGGGTGCAAGTGAACCGCCCCTAGGGGTACGCGACTGTTGCAAGGTGCTATAAAACCACCATCGGGAGATCCTCGCGGTCCAGTCGGGTTGTTTGCGCTTTGGGCACGTAACAGTAATAAGACCGCGCAGTCGTCATGTCGCTCGAAACGGTTATCGAAAAGGTGAAGGCTCGGGTCGCTGCCGTCGATCCGAACGGACCCCGGAAGGTGCTGGGAGTGTTCCAGTTTAACATCAAAACCGCATCCGGAGTTGAGCAGTATGGTAAGCAAGAAGGGAAACCCCTCGGGGCGCAGTGGTGTAGTAATTATTTTTCCCTAATCGAtgtgttttgtatgtgtgtgtgtgtttgtttgctgcgtGGCTGTGTTGCGTGTGCAGTGATCGATCTGAAGCAGTTGAAGGTGGAGAAGGGCACGACGGCGACACCGGACGTGACTGTTACCCTGACCGTGGAGGACCTGATCGCGGTCAGTGCCCGTACGCTGTCCGTGGGCGATGCGCTAACGCAGGGTAAACTTGAGATTCAGGGTGATGCCACGTTGGCTGCCAAGTTGGCCGAAGTCATCTAGACAGACGGTGGAACTCCTTAATCTCCGTTGTGATTTAAAGACCTTACGCTTCGACTCCTTCATTCTTCGGTTGATTGTTGTGTGGAatttgctgattttttttaaataaatcaaaaccaaacattcatTGACTTTCTGAAATAGTTTGTTGTACTAAAACCATTTTACAAGTACATCATTAATGATCTTAAGTAATCTCGAAAGCGGATCTATAGCTAGTAGTT
The Anopheles moucheti chromosome 2, idAnoMoucSN_F20_07, whole genome shotgun sequence genome window above contains:
- the LOC128299734 gene encoding uncharacterized protein LOC128299734 produces the protein MSLETVIEKVKARVAAVDPNGPRKVLGVFQFNIKTASGVEQYVIDLKQLKVEKGTTATPDVTVTLTVEDLIAVSARTLSVGDALTQGKLEIQGDATLAAKLAEVI